A DNA window from Mucilaginibacter xinganensis contains the following coding sequences:
- a CDS encoding SDR family NAD(P)-dependent oxidoreductase has translation MENQHGISGTGAAAPAHKVWFITGTSRGFGRVWADAALKRGDKVAATARRLESIANLKEKYGDNVLTLELDVTRPEQVKAAVAQAHAHFGRLDIVLNNAGYSLVGTIEEASADDVKAMYATNIFGAMAVIQAALPLLRKQGGGHILGTSSNLGHVTLPVIGYYCSSKWAFEAIHESLALEVKQFGINVTIIEPGAYATEFGSQESLKFAPGMDIYENFKTQFFGNLRSMERGDPNATAEAIFKVVDAENPPLRINLGSNNLPWVRTAYAERMASWEEWDAVSAAAQGTPK, from the coding sequence ATGGAAAATCAACATGGAATTTCAGGCACCGGCGCTGCTGCACCGGCTCATAAAGTCTGGTTTATCACGGGCACGTCCCGTGGGTTTGGACGGGTTTGGGCCGATGCTGCCCTGAAGCGCGGCGATAAAGTGGCCGCAACAGCCCGCAGGCTGGAAAGCATAGCCAACCTTAAGGAAAAGTACGGCGACAATGTGCTTACCCTGGAGCTGGACGTAACCCGGCCCGAGCAGGTAAAAGCCGCAGTGGCGCAGGCGCATGCCCATTTCGGGCGGCTGGACATTGTGCTCAACAATGCAGGCTATTCGCTGGTGGGCACCATTGAGGAGGCCAGCGCGGATGATGTAAAGGCGATGTATGCAACCAACATCTTTGGCGCAATGGCGGTAATCCAGGCAGCACTGCCCTTGCTGCGCAAGCAGGGCGGCGGCCATATTTTGGGTACGTCAAGCAACCTTGGCCATGTAACGCTGCCGGTTATCGGCTATTACTGTTCGTCAAAATGGGCATTCGAGGCCATTCACGAAAGCTTAGCCCTGGAAGTTAAACAGTTTGGAATTAACGTAACCATTATTGAGCCGGGCGCTTATGCCACCGAGTTCGGGAGCCAGGAGTCGTTAAAGTTCGCACCAGGCATGGACATTTACGAAAACTTTAAAACGCAGTTTTTCGGCAATTTAAGAAGCATGGAAAGGGGGGACCCAAATGCAACCGCTGAAGCGATCTTTAAAGTAGTGGATGCTGAAAACCCGCCTTTGCGGATTAATTTGGGCAGCAATAATTTGCCATGGGTGCGCACCGCCTATGCCGAAAGGATGGCAAGCTGGGAAGAATGGGATGCTGTTTCTGCAGCGGCGCAGGGTACTCCAAAGTAA
- a CDS encoding helix-turn-helix domain-containing protein, translating into MKKEENSHVNMESLTDMHRAFGLPAPAHPLISLVDGATNRLILSNMPQSNVLHFYKISYKPSLGGKLKYGQDYYDFDEGGLLFAAPNQVIGNHGNNDGEICSQYTLLIHPDFLWNYPLAKKVKQYGFFSYAANEALHLSDKEKATIFSIFKIIEEELNSRIDDFSQDVIISQIELLLNYANRFYKRQFITRKAVSNDLLQKLEDVLDGYFENEKSLNQGIPTVQYLSENLNISPSYLSDMLRSMTGQNAQQHIHHKLIEKAKEKLSATSLSVSEVAYKLGFEHPQSFSKLFKTKTNLSPLEFRRSFN; encoded by the coding sequence ATGAAAAAGGAAGAGAACAGCCATGTTAATATGGAATCGTTAACAGATATGCACCGGGCCTTTGGTTTGCCTGCGCCCGCACATCCGTTGATCAGCCTTGTAGATGGGGCAACCAACCGCCTCATTTTATCAAATATGCCCCAATCTAATGTATTGCATTTTTACAAGATCTCCTACAAGCCAAGCCTGGGCGGCAAGTTAAAGTATGGCCAGGATTATTATGATTTTGATGAAGGCGGCCTGTTATTTGCCGCACCTAACCAGGTTATTGGCAACCACGGCAATAATGATGGAGAGATCTGCTCGCAATATACCTTATTGATCCACCCGGACTTTTTGTGGAATTATCCATTGGCAAAAAAGGTCAAACAATATGGTTTCTTCTCTTATGCGGCTAATGAGGCCCTGCACCTGTCGGATAAGGAAAAGGCAACTATTTTTTCCATTTTCAAAATTATTGAAGAGGAGTTGAACAGCCGGATTGATGATTTTAGCCAGGATGTGATCATTTCCCAAATTGAGTTGCTGTTAAATTATGCTAACCGCTTTTACAAGCGCCAGTTTATTACCCGCAAAGCAGTAAGCAATGACCTGTTACAGAAGCTGGAAGATGTTTTAGACGGATACTTTGAGAACGAAAAATCCTTAAACCAGGGAATCCCCACGGTTCAATACCTTTCGGAAAATTTAAATATCTCGCCAAGTTATTTAAGTGATATGCTGCGTTCCATGACCGGGCAAAATGCACAGCAGCACATTCACCATAAACTGATAGAAAAAGCAAAAGAGAAATTATCAGCTACCAGCCTGTCGGTAAGTGAGGTTGCATACAAGCTGGGCTTTGAACATCCGCAATCTTTTAGTAAATTGTTCAAGACAAAAACAAACCTTTCCCCATTGGAATTCAGACGATCATTTAACTAA
- a CDS encoding M1 family metallopeptidase, giving the protein MKKMFLLALLCAFAGRSLAQIPTKSYADDEGFAPRDHNVNFTRLRLQLALQPAASHISGTVTHYFTPLRPTVDSIYLDGIKMTYQKVLLNGKPVKYHADSAGITILPEKPLHWNQTDSLTITYEANPRRGLYFIGWNDKNNLSRKQVWSQGEATDNRYWIPMYDDRNDKIVSEMLVTFDKGYKVLSNGKLLNVKNNTDGTNTWHYLISHPQAPYLIMLGIGQYNIKETHSASGVPMHLYYYPDWANRVEPTYKYAAAMVDFYEKEIGLKYPWESYSQIPVQDYMFGAMENTTATIFGDFYVSDARQALDRTYVAVDAHELAHQWFGDYVTAKSDAHQWLQESFATYYDQLFEREVFGEDYFAWSRRGNGNAAIDEAQRNKFGIAHSNAGGTFIYGKGAYVLNMLKYVVGGREAYNKAIKHYLDQHPYQNVDSHDLLNAFEESTGMQLEWFWDEWLYRGGEPHYHVTLDEQTSQTELVVAQTQEPTSLTGYSKGLFKMPVWIELHYEDHAVVRKQYWIQQQTEVIRIPSSGHGKLAFVLFDPGSEVLKTVSFAKPFSMLQAQANGADQFMDRYDAVSAMRNTTPDKKREALLAIYHHEKFYPIKNEVLSQLAADTSAGSISLFKAAFADADVNVRKAALARANLHTAALLPGVEAMLSDSSYSIIETALQKLSVAQPAKMETYLKTTRGIEGNQDKNVLIKWLELSFLAENKTQYATDLVKLTSGSYEFRTRTGAMMALKRLNWFDNELTENLVDAILNPNDRLSGPATDILKYIYAQDKYKKPISDYVKAGHWENWQKDLLAGFTK; this is encoded by the coding sequence ATGAAGAAAATGTTTCTCCTGGCATTGCTATGCGCTTTCGCCGGCCGCTCGCTGGCACAAATCCCCACAAAAAGTTACGCCGACGATGAAGGGTTTGCCCCCAGGGACCATAATGTTAATTTCACGCGGCTGCGCTTACAGCTTGCATTACAACCCGCTGCCTCGCACATCAGCGGCACGGTAACACACTATTTTACGCCGCTGCGCCCCACGGTAGATTCCATCTACCTTGACGGTATAAAAATGACCTATCAAAAGGTACTGCTTAATGGCAAACCGGTTAAATACCATGCCGACAGCGCGGGCATTACTATTCTTCCCGAAAAACCCTTACACTGGAACCAAACAGACAGTTTAACCATAACTTACGAAGCCAATCCGCGCCGCGGGCTTTATTTTATCGGCTGGAACGATAAAAACAACCTGAGCCGGAAACAGGTATGGAGCCAGGGCGAAGCTACCGATAACAGGTACTGGATCCCGATGTACGATGACCGCAACGATAAGATAGTTTCTGAAATGCTGGTTACGTTTGATAAAGGATATAAGGTGTTATCTAACGGAAAGCTTTTAAACGTTAAAAACAATACAGATGGCACCAATACCTGGCACTACCTGATCAGTCACCCGCAGGCGCCTTACCTGATTATGCTGGGCATTGGTCAGTATAATATCAAGGAAACACATTCGGCGTCAGGCGTGCCGATGCACCTCTATTATTATCCTGATTGGGCAAACCGGGTTGAGCCAACCTATAAATATGCTGCCGCAATGGTTGATTTTTACGAGAAGGAGATCGGCTTAAAGTACCCCTGGGAAAGCTACTCGCAAATACCCGTTCAGGATTACATGTTCGGGGCCATGGAAAATACCACTGCTACTATATTCGGTGATTTTTATGTGTCTGACGCACGACAAGCCCTGGACCGCACTTATGTTGCAGTTGATGCGCACGAACTTGCACACCAATGGTTTGGCGACTATGTTACGGCCAAGAGCGATGCCCACCAATGGCTGCAGGAAAGCTTTGCCACTTATTATGACCAATTGTTTGAGCGCGAGGTATTTGGTGAAGATTACTTTGCATGGTCGCGCAGGGGCAATGGAAACGCGGCAATTGACGAGGCACAGCGCAATAAGTTTGGGATAGCCCACAGCAATGCCGGCGGCACTTTTATCTACGGGAAAGGCGCTTACGTACTGAATATGCTTAAATATGTGGTAGGGGGCCGCGAAGCTTATAACAAAGCGATTAAACACTACCTGGATCAGCATCCCTACCAGAATGTGGATTCGCACGACCTGTTGAATGCTTTTGAGGAGAGTACCGGCATGCAGCTGGAATGGTTTTGGGATGAGTGGCTGTACCGCGGCGGTGAACCACATTACCATGTTACTTTAGACGAGCAGACATCACAAACCGAACTTGTGGTAGCTCAAACACAGGAACCAACCTCTTTAACCGGATATAGTAAAGGGCTGTTTAAGATGCCCGTTTGGATAGAACTGCACTATGAGGATCACGCTGTAGTACGTAAACAGTATTGGATCCAGCAGCAAACAGAGGTGATCAGAATTCCTTCATCCGGCCATGGTAAACTGGCGTTCGTATTGTTCGACCCGGGAAGCGAAGTGCTTAAAACCGTAAGCTTTGCAAAGCCATTTTCCATGTTACAGGCTCAGGCAAACGGTGCTGATCAATTCATGGATCGGTATGATGCTGTTTCCGCCATGCGAAATACAACTCCCGACAAAAAACGGGAAGCGCTTTTAGCTATTTACCATCACGAGAAGTTTTACCCGATTAAAAACGAAGTGCTTTCGCAACTGGCCGCTGATACTTCAGCCGGGAGCATTTCGCTGTTTAAAGCAGCATTTGCTGATGCGGATGTTAATGTAAGAAAGGCTGCGCTTGCACGCGCGAACCTGCATACCGCCGCATTATTACCCGGTGTTGAAGCCATGCTGTCCGATTCGTCATACAGCATTATAGAAACGGCACTGCAAAAGCTTTCCGTTGCACAACCGGCAAAGATGGAAACCTACCTGAAAACGACCCGGGGAATTGAAGGCAACCAGGATAAGAATGTACTGATCAAATGGCTTGAACTGAGTTTCTTAGCGGAGAACAAAACTCAATATGCTACCGACCTGGTGAAGCTTACCAGCGGATCTTACGAGTTCAGGACCCGCACCGGGGCCATGATGGCATTGAAGCGCCTGAACTGGTTTGATAATGAACTTACAGAAAACCTGGTTGATGCGATATTGAACCCGAATGACCGTTTAAGCGGCCCGGCAACAGATATACTGAAGTACATTTACGCGCAGGATAAATACAAAAAGCCCATTAGCGACTACGTAAAAGCGGGGCATTGGGAAAACTGGCAGAAAGACCTGCTGGCCGGCTTTACCAAATAA
- a CDS encoding dihydrofolate reductase family protein has protein sequence MAADLSKITIHMVSSLDGYIAKKDNSVSWFETADHYEQGVNVTEQDAAAFLQTIDCYVMGSRTYELALELSKSYGWPYGEVPVIVLTHRKLPVDRQNVEMYSGDLHQLVYDRLKPKYKNVWLVGGAELAMDFIRLNLADEIRLSVLPIILGDGLRFFDQMIPEQALHLKNVTAYKSGMVELHYEIRK, from the coding sequence ATGGCGGCAGATCTATCCAAAATAACGATCCACATGGTTTCGAGTCTTGACGGCTATATCGCCAAAAAAGACAACAGCGTTTCATGGTTTGAAACAGCCGACCACTATGAGCAAGGCGTTAATGTTACGGAACAGGATGCAGCCGCATTTCTGCAAACAATAGACTGCTACGTAATGGGTTCCCGCACCTATGAACTCGCGCTGGAACTTTCAAAATCGTACGGGTGGCCTTACGGGGAGGTGCCGGTTATTGTACTCACCCACCGAAAGCTCCCGGTTGACAGGCAGAATGTTGAAATGTATTCGGGCGACCTGCACCAACTGGTGTACGACCGCCTGAAACCAAAGTATAAAAATGTTTGGCTGGTTGGCGGCGCTGAACTTGCCATGGATTTTATCCGCTTAAACCTGGCCGATGAAATACGGCTGTCAGTTTTACCCATTATTTTGGGCGATGGATTACGCTTTTTCGACCAAATGATACCGGAACAGGCACTACACCTTAAAAACGTAACCGCCTATAAAAGCGGGATGGTGGAACTTCATTATGAAATAAGGAAATAA